The Puntigrus tetrazona isolate hp1 chromosome 3, ASM1883169v1, whole genome shotgun sequence genome contains a region encoding:
- the LOC122341460 gene encoding uncharacterized protein LOC122341460 isoform X1, giving the protein MNTTASHNDSNVSGVKSRPNNTVSRHDWLLYTVPASAFLIGIVLFTYICKTQQRRNMPTKQRTKTNGHFAKYTDFGYIESGTQKHTESAENNKKDETQSYENVDAAIYSNQDKVTYYVSADEDYLNPDAVGQEEVAGPKEHHNTIQLPSNLTDIDGESYENMEECLYAQPRKQTQKVRHDTEDEDYINPDGDGKRDLAPDHTDTESYEMMSGPDYLYNNTDFTATNDTTEDDSYEQMNEIPASFQTKMNG; this is encoded by the exons ATGAACACAACAG CGTCCCACAACGATTCTAATGTCAGTGGAGTCAAAAGCAGGCCGAATAACACag TCTCCCGACATGATTGGTTACTCTACACAGTTCCTGCGTCAGCGTTTCTGATTGGGATCGTTCTGTTCACATACATCTGCAAAACACAGCAACGCAGGAACA TGCCCACGAAGCAGAGGACAAAAACAAATGGACACTTTGCAAAGTACACCGATTTTGG GTACATTGAGAGCGGTACTCAAAAGCACACAGAGAGCGCTGAAAACAACAAGAAGG ATGAGACGCAGTCTTATGAGAATGTAGATGCAGCTATCTACAGCAATCAAGATAAAGTCACGTACTATGTTTCTGCAGATGAAG ATTATCTTAACCCAGATGCAGTCGGGCAAGAGGAAGTGGCGGGGCCAAAGGAACATCACAACACAATACAACTGCCTAGCAATTTGACAGATATTG ATGGAGAGTCATATGAGAACATGGAGGAGTGTTTATATGCTCAACCTCGCAAGCAGACACAGAAAGTCCGACACGACACTGAAGACGAGG ATTACATTAATCCTGATGGAGATGGAAAACGAGATCTGGCTCCGGACCACACAGACACTg AGTCGTATGAAATGATGTCCGGGCCAGACTATCTGTACAACAACACAGACTTCACAGCAACTAATGACACCACTGAGGatg ATTCATACGAGCAGATGAACGAAATCCCAGCCTCGTTCCAGACaaagatgaatggatga
- the LOC122341460 gene encoding uncharacterized protein LOC122341460 isoform X2, with translation MNTTASHNDSNVSGVKSRPNNTVSRHDWLLYTVPASAFLIGIVLFTYICKTQQRRNMPTKQRTKTNGHFAKYIESGTQKHTESAENNKKDETQSYENVDAAIYSNQDKVTYYVSADEDYLNPDAVGQEEVAGPKEHHNTIQLPSNLTDIDGESYENMEECLYAQPRKQTQKVRHDTEDEDYINPDGDGKRDLAPDHTDTESYEMMSGPDYLYNNTDFTATNDTTEDDSYEQMNEIPASFQTKMNG, from the exons ATGAACACAACAG CGTCCCACAACGATTCTAATGTCAGTGGAGTCAAAAGCAGGCCGAATAACACag TCTCCCGACATGATTGGTTACTCTACACAGTTCCTGCGTCAGCGTTTCTGATTGGGATCGTTCTGTTCACATACATCTGCAAAACACAGCAACGCAGGAACA TGCCCACGAAGCAGAGGACAAAAACAAATGGACACTTTGCAAA GTACATTGAGAGCGGTACTCAAAAGCACACAGAGAGCGCTGAAAACAACAAGAAGG ATGAGACGCAGTCTTATGAGAATGTAGATGCAGCTATCTACAGCAATCAAGATAAAGTCACGTACTATGTTTCTGCAGATGAAG ATTATCTTAACCCAGATGCAGTCGGGCAAGAGGAAGTGGCGGGGCCAAAGGAACATCACAACACAATACAACTGCCTAGCAATTTGACAGATATTG ATGGAGAGTCATATGAGAACATGGAGGAGTGTTTATATGCTCAACCTCGCAAGCAGACACAGAAAGTCCGACACGACACTGAAGACGAGG ATTACATTAATCCTGATGGAGATGGAAAACGAGATCTGGCTCCGGACCACACAGACACTg AGTCGTATGAAATGATGTCCGGGCCAGACTATCTGTACAACAACACAGACTTCACAGCAACTAATGACACCACTGAGGatg ATTCATACGAGCAGATGAACGAAATCCCAGCCTCGTTCCAGACaaagatgaatggatga